GGAGGTCGGCACACCTGAGGCCCTGCCCATCCCCCAGTTCCGGCCGGGCTCGCCCTGGCAGGACGAGCTCACTCCCCAGGACACGCCTCGTGCGGGTCCCCCGCCTCGGACGAGCGAGCCCTGGCGGATCAGCTGCACGGCCTGTGCCCGGACGCATCCCACGATCCTTCCGTAGGCAACGGCGACCCCCGAGGTCTCGCCGCGTCGCAGACAGACAGCCGCGCCCACCCCCGATGGGAGGCGGGCGCGGCTGCTCGCCCTCACAGTCGCTTGAGGATGTCCTTCAGACGGCTGATCTCGACGGTCTGCGTCGTGGCCACGTCGGCCGCGAACGTGCGGTTGACCGCGTCGGTGCCCTCGTTCAGCGCGGTGTCCGCCATCGCCAGCGCGCCTTCGTGGTGACCGATCATCTTCTTGACGTAGAACCGGTCGAAGGCCTTGCCGCGCAGTGTGCCCAGCTTCGCGAAGTCGGCGTCCGTCAGCATGCCCTGCATGTGCATCGCATGGTGACCGGTCGCCTTCAGCGGAGCCTTCGGGAGGTCGCGTGCCTCGAGCCAGGCCTGCATGGCATCGATCTCGCCCCGCTGGGCGTCGCCGATCCGCGCAGCGAACTCGCCGACTCGCTCGTCCTTGGCGTACTTCTTCGCGAGCGCAGCCATCTCGACCGCCTGCTGGTGGTGCGGCACCATCATCTCGACGAATTCCTTGTCGGCGTCGTTGAAGCTCTTCTCATCGCTCGGGACGTCCGACTTGTCGATCTTCTTGTTGGGTTCCCCCGGGGCGCCGGCCCGGACCGAGACGCCTGAGTCCTTCGCGTCGTCGTCCCCGCCGGAACAGGCGCCGAGCGCGATCACCGCAGAAGCGATGATCGCGCCCAGCACCCGGGGTCGAGCAGATGTCACTTGACCACCGTGAGGGTGGCGTTCGCGCTCTTGCTCGACGCGATGTTCGCGGTGCCGGGGTAGGAGACCCGGACCGTGTACTTGCCCTTCTTGAACTTCGGGAAGGTCACCTTGACCTTGCCGTTGGCCAAGGAGCGCGTGTACGACCGCGAACCGATCTTGACCGTCACCTTGCCGGTGGGCGTGACGTTCTTTGCCGTGACCGTGACCGTGACCGTCGGCTTCTTCGAAGCCTTGATCTGGGTCGTGAACCGGCGGCTGACCTTCGAGGCGACCTTCGCGACGGTCACCTTCGTGGCCGCCGACGTCGAGCCGAGCACGGCGGTGCCGCTCGGGACGAACTGCGCCGTCAGGCTGTGCGCACCGGCCTTGAGGCCTGCAGGCAGCTTGACCGTCGCGGTGTTGCCCTTGAGGGCGACACCCTTGGCGAGCGTCGATGCGCCGTCCTTGAACGTGACGGTGCCTGCGACGTCACCCTCGGCCGCAACCTTCGCGGTGAGCGTGACCGACGACGTGCCGTACGTCTGCTTCGCAGCGCTGGCGGTCAGACTCGTCGTGGTGGCGATCCCCACGACGTCGACCGAGACGCTGTAGAGCTTCTCGTCCAGCTTGGTGTCGCCACGGACGACGTAGGAGTCGACGCCCGGCGCGAGGCCCTCGGCCTGCTCGAACGACAGCTGGATGCTGCCGTCCGCGTCAGCCTGACCGTTGACGATCGCCTTCGCGTCGTCGCCGGTCGACCAGATCTCGACGTACTCACCCTTGCCGAACGTGCCGGCCGGGGCGTTGACCGTGATCACCGCGGGCTGTCCCGCGGTGGTGCTGGCCGGCGTCGCCGGAAGCGTCTCGAGGTCGCCGCTGACCTGCGGGGCCTTCTTCCACGGCCAGGTGATGACTTCCTGGGTGGCGGGGTTGCGGACGTCCTGGCGGTGACGGTTCGCGTCGGCGAACTCGTCGCCCACGAGCTTGAACACGTCGAGGCCACGAGCGATCTCGCTGCCGTAGACGTAGCCGTTGTGGGAGTAGACCGCCCAGTAGCCACCGGTGACGAGCGAGGTGTTGCTGATCGGACCGCGATCGAAGTAGCCGATCTCCTTGGCCTTGGACGTGTTGCTGAAGTCGATCAGCGAGGCGCCGCCCTGGTACCAGGCCTGGACCATGACGTCCTTGTCGTCGACCTGGACGATGTTGCCCTCGTGCCCGACGCAGTTCTCGGTCGTGCCCTGACGACGCGGGATCTTGTAGTAGCTCTTCAGCGTCAGGTCGGTGCCGGCGAGATCGAAGATCGCGTTGGCGCCGCGGTACTGCGGGGTGCCGGGGACGCAGGTCGCCGAGCTTCCACCGCCCAGCTCGTCCTGGAAGACGACCGTCGAGGCGTCGTTGTTGAACTGAGCGGTGTGCCAGAACGCGTAGTTCTCGTCACGCACGCGCTCCTTGACCTTCGGTGCGAGCGGCTGGCTGATGTCGATGATCAGTCCGTCGCCCATGCACGCGGCGGCCATGAGGCCCTTCGCCGGGTACGCCGTCAGGTCGTGGCAGCCGGTCGTCGCCGAGGTGGCAGCGCCACCGTTCGGACGATCAGCAGCGGTCATCGCCGGGTTCTCGGCGTCCCAGAGCTTGACCTCCTTGGCGACGCGCGCCGTGCTCGGGTCAGTGACGTCGACCTCGATGATCTCGATCTGCTGGTGCGGGTTGGTGCAGTACGCAGCCGTGTTCGACGTGTCGTACGAGCCGTTGTACAGGTACACCCGGTTCTCGTCGTCACTGCTGTTGACCAGCGTGTGCGTGTGCGATCCGCAGCGAGTCTTGACGGCCTTCACGTACTCGGGGTTGGTCGGGTCGCTGATGTCGAAGATGCGAATGCCCTCCCAAGCGTCCCGGCTCGAGGAGGCGACGGCCGGCGCGCCGCACGCCTCGCCGTTGCGCGGCTGATCGACGGAGAAGAAGAGGAGGTCGCCGGCGATGGAGAGGTCACCCTGGTAGCCGGGGCACACGACCTCACGGACGACCTTGGGGTCCTCCGGGTTGCTGATGTCGTACACGGCCAGGCCGTTGTAGCTGCCCTGGTAGACGTAGTCACCCTTGAAGGCGAGGTTGCTCCGCGTCGCCATGCCGGGGGTGCTGGCGGCGGGCAGGGAGGCCACCTTCTGCAGGTTCGGAGTCGACTCCTCCTCGTCCACCTCGGTGAGCCGCTCGTAGTTCACGTCCAGCGGGACGTACGGAACCTTGGTGCCGGGAGCGAGGTTGCCCGGGGTTTCTTCTTCCGGTGCGACCTTGGTGGCGTTGCTACCCTCACCGAGGCGCTTGGAGAGCTCGTTGGGCTCGGGGATGTTGGGGTCGGCCATGGCCGGCGACAACAACCCCAGACTGAGCGTCGTCGTGGCTACTACCACGAGCGAGCTGCGGAGGAGACGTCTATGGTTCACAGGGTCCTCTTCTTCAGATAGTGGACAGGTTGACTCACCTTGGCAGACGCCAGTCCTGCCGCACCAGATCTTTTGTTGTCCCACTTTGATTGCTAACTGCAACCAGTGGTGTGAACGGCCGGCTGATGCCTCGAGACCCCCGTAGCGCCACGGCGAACCGGCACCCCGCAGGGGTCCGGACCCCCTCGAACGCATGGTTACAATTTGGTGACGTTCGGCTTCGGGGCATGCTGAAGTGGACCTGGCGCGTCGAGACGGCCACCTCCCGCCGCGCGCACCAGGTCCACCCGGCTGTTCGGACGCCGCTGTCAGCGCCAGAACAACGCCACGATCACCGCAGTGCCGATGACGGTCACCGCGAGCGATCCCATGCATCCCAGACGATTGCTGAAGAAGAGCACCTCAGCCCACGATGCGCTTCGCGAGGCCCTTCTTGACCTCGGTCGGCCGTTCCTGCTCCCCTGCGAACGAGCTGACGACCACGAGCGCACCCGTGAGGGCAGGAACGGCCCACTGCAGCAGCCTCAGCTGCTTCTGCGCGGCAGCCACCTCGGGCGGGGTCGACGGGGCCGGCCGGGTGCCGGAGTCCGCGGGCACCCGCTGCTGCTCGGCGACCTTGCGCCCCAGCACGCGGCTGTACGCGGTGACGCCGAGCGCCGCCGCGGTCAGGCCGGTCTTGACCAGCATCATCTGACCGACACCCTGCTGGTCCTTGATGCGCATCTTGTTGCCCCTGATCTGACCGAGGCTGCCGACCAGGTGCGCACCGATCGCGACGGCGTTGACCGGCGTCCAGCGGTCCCAGCCGACGTTGGCGACCGCTCCGGTGTCGCTGTCGTCCTTCGCCGTGGCGGCAGCGGAGTTGAGGGCCACCGCGTTGGCGAGGGTTCCGCCGAACCAGGCCGAGAGACCGACGTCGTGCAGTGAGCGCGAGATGGTGTTGCGAGTCATGGTTCTCCTGAGTTTGGGACGGGCTGGCGAGATACCCCCTGCGGCACAGGGCCAAACACGAGGGGGAGCGTTCCGCGCGTGCGGTCGGACTCCCTGTCTCGTAGTCTCGTGCCGCCACCGACCACAGGAGACCCATGTCCGGCACGTTCGTCCTCACCCTGTTGTTCCTCGTCGTCGCCCTCGGCCTCCTCGTCGCGAGCGGCGCAGTCCAGCCGACGGTGAAGCGCGCGCTGAGGCTGGCCGCGTTCGGCGCGTTCGCCCTGACCGCCATCTGCCTGGTGCTCTCGACGTTCACGGTCGTGCCGACGCGTGACATCGGCATCGTCACCAGCTTCGGCAAGCCGGTCGGCAACCTCGACAACGGCATCCACGCGAAGCTGCCGTGGGAGAAGGTCAAGACCCTCGACGGCGCGATCCAGACCGACTCGTACCTGGAGCGCAACAGCGACGGGTGCACGGAGATCCGCATCGGCAACGAGTCCACCGCCTGCGTCGACAACTCGATCCGCTGGCGGATCAAGCTCGAGGCCGGCGAGACGCTCTACCAGGACTACCGCGACATGGACAACATCCGACGCTCGTTGGTGACCCGGGAGCTGACCGCCGCGCTCAACGAGGTGCTGTCGGACTACAACCCGCTGAGCCAGATCCAGGACGACACCGAGAACCCCGCCGGGCCCAACCTCAACGAGTTCTCCCGTCAGGTGGCGGACAGGCTCCGGGCGCAGGTCGGCGACCAGATCGACGTCAAGAACGTCATCATCCCGTTGATCCACTTCGACAAGCCGACCCAGGGCA
Above is a genomic segment from Aeromicrobium chenweiae containing:
- a CDS encoding DUF305 domain-containing protein, with protein sequence MTSARPRVLGAIIASAVIALGACSGGDDDAKDSGVSVRAGAPGEPNKKIDKSDVPSDEKSFNDADKEFVEMMVPHHQQAVEMAALAKKYAKDERVGEFAARIGDAQRGEIDAMQAWLEARDLPKAPLKATGHHAMHMQGMLTDADFAKLGTLRGKAFDRFYVKKMIGHHEGALAMADTALNEGTDAVNRTFAADVATTQTVEISRLKDILKRL
- a CDS encoding Ig-like domain repeat protein; its protein translation is MADPNIPEPNELSKRLGEGSNATKVAPEEETPGNLAPGTKVPYVPLDVNYERLTEVDEEESTPNLQKVASLPAASTPGMATRSNLAFKGDYVYQGSYNGLAVYDISNPEDPKVVREVVCPGYQGDLSIAGDLLFFSVDQPRNGEACGAPAVASSSRDAWEGIRIFDISDPTNPEYVKAVKTRCGSHTHTLVNSSDDENRVYLYNGSYDTSNTAAYCTNPHQQIEIIEVDVTDPSTARVAKEVKLWDAENPAMTAADRPNGGAATSATTGCHDLTAYPAKGLMAAACMGDGLIIDISQPLAPKVKERVRDENYAFWHTAQFNNDASTVVFQDELGGGSSATCVPGTPQYRGANAIFDLAGTDLTLKSYYKIPRRQGTTENCVGHEGNIVQVDDKDVMVQAWYQGGASLIDFSNTSKAKEIGYFDRGPISNTSLVTGGYWAVYSHNGYVYGSEIARGLDVFKLVGDEFADANRHRQDVRNPATQEVITWPWKKAPQVSGDLETLPATPASTTAGQPAVITVNAPAGTFGKGEYVEIWSTGDDAKAIVNGQADADGSIQLSFEQAEGLAPGVDSYVVRGDTKLDEKLYSVSVDVVGIATTTSLTASAAKQTYGTSSVTLTAKVAAEGDVAGTVTFKDGASTLAKGVALKGNTATVKLPAGLKAGAHSLTAQFVPSGTAVLGSTSAATKVTVAKVASKVSRRFTTQIKASKKPTVTVTVTAKNVTPTGKVTVKIGSRSYTRSLANGKVKVTFPKFKKGKYTVRVSYPGTANIASSKSANATLTVVK
- a CDS encoding SPFH domain-containing protein encodes the protein MSGTFVLTLLFLVVALGLLVASGAVQPTVKRALRLAAFGAFALTAICLVLSTFTVVPTRDIGIVTSFGKPVGNLDNGIHAKLPWEKVKTLDGAIQTDSYLERNSDGCTEIRIGNESTACVDNSIRWRIKLEAGETLYQDYRDMDNIRRSLVTRELTAALNEVLSDYNPLSQIQDDTENPAGPNLNEFSRQVADRLRAQVGDQIDVKNVIIPLIHFDKPTQGKINLYQAEVANTRIAQQREKTATAQARANEKLKSSVSNNPNVLVSQCLDTFSEMVKEGQAIPIGFSCWPGGAASSVVIPQK